Genomic window (Bacillus pumilus):
TGGTCTGCTGAACGTGCTATAATAGATCATAATATGACTTGCCAAAAAACCCGTTTTACGGGTTTTTTCAATTGCTTGAAAATATTTACCGGTACTCGAGATTCGTCAAATAGACATTACGAAATGTGGGGAGGGAAGGACTGAATAGTCCTGAACGAAAATGGAAAAGAATTGGTATGTTGTGCATACGTACTCTGGCTATGAAAACAAAGTAAAAGCAAACTTAGAAAAGCGTGTTGAATCAATGGGCATGCAGGATAAAATCTTCCGTGTCGTCGTACCAGAAGAAGAAGAAACGGATATTAAAAATGGTAAGAAAAAAGTCGTCAAAAAGAAAGTATTCCCTGGCTATGTCCTAGTGGAAATCGTGATGACTGACGACTCTTGGTATGTTGTTCGTAATACACCAGGTGTGACAGGGTTCGTTGGATCAGCTGGATCAGGCTCAAAGCCGACTGCGCTGCTGCCAGGCGAAGCCGAAACCATTCTGAAGAGAATGGGTCTTGAAGAACGCAAAACAGAAATTGACTTTGAATTGAAAGAAACAGTCAAGGTCATCGACGGACCATTTGCTAACTTCACTGGCTCTATAGAAGAGATTGATTACGATAAAAGCAAAGTCAAAGTATTCGTTAATATGTTTGGTAGAGAAACACCTGTGGAACTTGAGTTCACGCAGATCGATAAATTGTAATTCAAAAGAGCTTGAAATGAGTGTATAGAAGTGGTAATATAGCAAAGGTACGTCTTGAGTTCGCTCAAGATCGCTAGCTAGTTATTTCGTCATTCATATAAAGAATGAAGTTGTTGAGTGGGAGGGGGATTCCCCTATTACCACATCACGGACTTTAAGGAGGTGTGTCTCGTGGCTAAAAAAGTAGTAAAAGTTGTTAAATTGCAAATTCCTGCTGGAAAAGCTAACCCAGCTCCACCAGTTGGACCTGCACTAGGTCAAGCCGGTGTTAATATCATGGGATTCTGTAAGGAGTTTAACGCTCGTACAGCTGACCAAGCTGGTCTTATCATTCCTGTTGAAATTTCGGTTTTTGAAGACCGTTCATTTACATTTATTACTAAAACTCCACCTGCTGCAGTTTTACTTAAAAAAGCAGCTGGTATTGAGTCTGGTTCTGGTGAACCTAACCGTAATAAAGTGGCAACTGTTAAGCGTGATAAAGTACGCGAAATCGCGGAAACAAAAATGCCTGACTTAAACGCTGCTAGCGTTGAATCAGCTATGCGTATGGTTGAAGGTACTGCACGCAGTATGGGTATTGTCATCGAAGATTAATTTTTTGTCTTGTTGGGTTGCGAGTTTGGTTTTGACAAGTTCGCAACCCTTATTCGTGGGAGGTTATTCCGCTAAAACCACATAAGGAGGATTTTTATAATGGCTAAAAAAGGTAAAAAGTATGTAGAAGCTGCTAAGCTGATCGAACGTACTAAAGCGTATGATGTAGCTGAAGCTGTTTCTCTTACAAAAAAAGCAAATACAGCGAAATTTGATGCGACTGTAGAAGTTGCTTTTCGTTTGGGTGTAGACCCTCGTAAAAACGATCAACAAATCCGCGGTGCAGTTGTACTTCCTAACGGAACTGGTAAAACTCAACGCGTTCTTGTGTTCGCTAAAGGCGAAAAAGCGAAAGAAGCAGAAGCTGCTGGAGCAGACTATGTTGGAGATTCTGATTACATCACTAAAATCCAACAAGGCTGGTTCGAATTCGATGTAATCGTTGCGACACCTGACATGATGGGTGAAGTTGGTAAGATCGGTCGTGTACTTGGACCAAAAGGTCTTATGCCAAACCCTAAAACAGGAACTGTTACATTCGAAGTAGAAAAAGCAATCAATGAAATCAAAGCTGGTAAAGTAGAATACCGCGTTGATAAAGCTGGTAACATCCACGCGCCAATCGGAAAGGTTTCTTTCGAGGACGAAAAGCTTGTTGAGAACTTTGCAACAATCTATGACACAATCCTTAAAGCAAAACCTGCAGCGGCTAAAGGTGTATACGTGAAAAACGTTTCTGTTACATCTACTATGGGCCCTGGCGTGAAAGTGGATCCATCTTCTTTCTCTGCAAAATAAATCTTGACTTATCACAATCATTTTGATAATATCAAAATGTTGTAAAATAGAATATGTCCATTTATACCGTAGACAGCAGGGGCCTTATGGCTTAATTAACCCGCCGAGGTGTATATGTCACAGTCTTACGTTAACGTATGCTTGTATATACAGCCTCCATGTCTTAATGGAGGCTTTTTATATGGAGAACCGTTCGTTAGGAACGTGATGGCCTGATCGGTATAAGTGTTACACAAAGAATGTACAGGAGGTGTAACCATGAGCAATGCAATCGATACTAAAAAAGTTGTCGTTGATGAAATTACTTCTAAATTTAAAGACAGTATGTCTACTGTAATTGTAGATTACCGTGGTCTTTCAGTTTCTGAAGTGACTGAACTTCGTAAACAACTTCGTGAAGCTGGCGTAGAATTCAAAGTTTACAAAAATACTTTGACTCGCCGTGCAGTTGAACAAGTTGAACTAACGGGTTTAAACGATTTCTTAACAGGTCCAAACGCTATCGCATTCAGTAACGAAGATGTTATCGCACCTGCGAAAATCATCAACGAATTTGCGAAAAGCCACGAAGCTTTAGAAATCAAAGCTGGCGTTATCGAAGGAAACGTAGCGACTGTAGAAGAAGTGAAGGCTCTTGCGGAACTTCCGTCTCGCGAAGGCTTACTTTCTATGTTGCTTAGCGTTCTTCAAGCTCCAGTTCGTAACCTTGCTCTTGCTACTAAAGCAGTTGCAGAACAAAAAGAAGAACAAGGCGCTTAATGCGTACTTCACGTAAAAAAACTTAAAATGGAGGAATTACAAATGGCTTTAAATATCGAAGAAATTATTGCTTCAGTTAAAGAAGCAACTGTACTTGAATTAAACGACTTAGTAAAAGCAATCGAAGAAGAATTTGGCGTAACTGCTGCTGCTCCTGTAGCTGTAGCTGCTGCTGCTGGTGGCGCTGCTGAAGAGAAAACTGATTTTGATCTAGTACTTGCTGGTGCTGGAGACCAAAAAATCAAAGTTATCAAAGTGGTTCGTGAAATCACTGGTCTTGGCTTGAAAGAAGCTAAAGAACTTGTTGACAACACTCCAAAACCACTTAAAGAAGGTATTGCTAAAGAAGAAGCTGAAGAACTTAAAGCTAAGCTTGAAGAAGTTGGCGCTTCTGTAGAAGTTAAGTAATCTTCGCCTAATCTTTTGGGAAAGCTCGCTTTTACTGGCGGGCTTTTTCTTTTCTAATCTCCTGAAACGATTGAATCCAGAGGAGGTCCATTCACCATGAGTGACCACTATTATACGGAAAAGCCATCAGTGAAAAGCAATAAACAGACATGGGACTTCACCTTGAGAAACCGTACCTTTACTTTTACAAGTGACAGTGGAGTGTTTTCTAAGAAAGAAGTCGACTTTGGTTCAAGGCTTTTAATTGAAGCTTTTGAAGAACCTGACTTGGATGGCGATGTCTTGGATGTCGGTTGCGGTTATGGACCGATCGGCTTATCGTTAGCAAACGAAATGACGGGCCGCACCATTCATATGATTGATGTGAACGAAAGAGCAGTCGAACTTTCAAAGGAAAACGCTAAACATAATCGCATTGATAATATCCGCATCTATCAAAGTGATTTGTTCTCGAATGTTCATTCATCAGCTGCTTTTGCCTCTATACTGACCAATCCCCCGATACGGGCAGGGAAGAAAGTTGTACATGCGATCTTTGAAAAAAGTGCTGATCATTTATTGCCGGAAGGTGAGTTGTGGGTGGTTATTCAGAAAAAGCAAGGTGGACCATCTGCGATTGAGAAATTAGAGCAGCTTTTTGGAGAAGTCGAGGTAGTATTGAAAAAAAAGGGCTACTATATTATCAAAGCTAAAAAAGTTTGACGCAGTTTCCTAGCTGTGTTAACATTATAAAATGCCAATGTGTATATTTTGCTTGATAGGCTTAAAAAACAACTATTTTGTATAAATTATGCATACTTGGGAAAACTAATAAAATCGGTATTTGTTTTTGGATGTGGTTTTCTTATTTTAGAAACCCTTTTTTCTTTTGTCTTGTAAAAGTATTTCTTTACTGACATTTGAAAGGCTGAAATACTTTTTACACATATAATACGCATGATTTGAGGGGTGAATCAGTTGACAGGTCAACTAGTTCAGTATGGACGACACCGCCAGCGCAGAAGCTACGCACGCATAAGCGAAGTGTTAGAATTACCAAATCTCATTGAAATTCAAACCTCTTCTTATCAGTGGTTTCTTGATGAGGGTCTTAGAGAGATGTTTCAAGATATATCCCCAATTGAGGATTTTACTGGTAACCTTTCTCTTGAATTCATTGATTACAGCCTAGGGGATCCTAAGTATCCTGTAGCAGAATCAAAAGAACGTGATGTAACTTACTCTGCTCCACTAAGAGTAAAAGTTCGTTTAATTAACAAAGAAACTGGAGAAGTAAAAGACCAAGACGTGTTCATGGGTGATTTCCCAATCATGACTGACACAGGTACTTTTATCATTAACGGTGCGGAACGTGTAATCGTTTCTCAGTTAGTACGTTCTCCAAGTGTATATTTCAGTGGTAAAGTAGACAAAAACGGTAAAAAAGGTTTTACTGCGACTGTCATTCCAAACCGTGGCGCATGGTTAGAATACGAAACTGATGCGAAGGATGTAGTCTATGTACGCATCGATCGCACACGTAAGTTGCCGGTTACGGTTCTTTTGCGTGCTCTCGGCTTCAGCTCTGATCAAGAGATTCTTGACCTCATTGGCGAGAATGAATACTTACGCAACACGCTGGAAAAAGACAATACAGAGAATGCTGATAAAGCACTTCTCGAAATCTACGAGCGCCTCCGTCCTGGAGAGCCGCCAACTGTGGAAAATGCGAAAAGCCTGCTAGACTCTCGCTTCTTCGATCCGAAGAGATATGACCTAGCAAATGTTGGGCGCTACAAGATTAATAAGAAGCTTCATATTAAAAATAGACTGTTCAATCAAAAATTGGCTGAAACGTTAGTAGATCCTGAAACAGGTGAAATTCTAGCAGAAAAAGGTCAAATTTTAGACAGAAGAGTTCTTGATAAAGTTCTTCCATACTTAGAAAACGGCATCGGATTTAGAAAGCTTTATCCAAATGGTGGCGTAGTAGAAGATGAAGTAGAACTTCAATCTATTAAGATTTATGCACCGTCTGATCAAGAAGGCGAGCAAGTGATCAACGTGATCGGAAATGCATATGTAGAGGAAGCTGTGAAAAACATCACGCCTTCTGACATCATCGCATCGATCAGTTACTTCTTCAACCTTCTTCATGGTGTAGGTGACACAGATGATATCGACCACCTAGGTAACCGTCGTCTGCGTTCTGTAGGTGAACTTCTGCAAAACCAATTCCGTATTGGTTTAAGCAGAATGGAGCGTGTTGTTCGTGAAAGAATGTCGATCCAAGACACAAACACGATCACACCTCAGCAGCTGATCAACATCCGTCCTGTGATCGCTTCTATCAAAGAGTTCTTTGGTAGCTCTCAGCTTTCTCAGTTCATGGATCAAACAAACCCGCTTGCTGAATTGACGCACAAACGTCGTCTGTCAGCGCTTGGACCGGGTGGTTTGACACGTGAGCGTGCAGGAATGGAAGTTCGTGACGTGCACTACTCTCACTATGGCCGTATGTGTCCGATTGAAACACCAGAGGGTCCAAACATTGGTTTGATCAACTCTCTATCTTCATTTGCAAAAGTAAATCGTTTCGGATTTATTGAAACACCTTACCGTCGGGTTGATCCTGAAACAGGTAAAGTAACACCGAGAATCGATTACTTAACTGCGGATGAAGAGGATAACTACGTAGTAGCACAAGCAAACGCTATATTAGGTGAAGATGGTTCGTTTATCGATGATAATATCATTGCTCGTTTCAGAGGGGAAAACACCGTTGTTCCTCGAAACCGCGTTGACTACATGGATGTTTCGCCAAAGCAGGTTGTTTCTGCAGCGACAGCATGTATCCCGTTCTTAGAAAACGATGACTCTAACCGTGCTCTAATGGGAGCGAACATGCAACGTCAGGCTGTGCCTTTGATGCAGCCGGAATCACCGATTGTTGGTACAGGTATGGAGTATGTATCAGGTAAAGACTCTGGTGCTGCTGTGATCTGTCGCTATCCAGGTGTTGTAGAACGTGTTGAAGCAAAAAATATTTGGGTTCGCCGTTATGAAGACGTTGACGGACAACAAGTCAAAGGAAACCTAGACAAATACAGCTTGCTGAAATTTGTCCGCTCTAACCAAGGGACTTGCTACAACCAGCGTCCAATCGTAAGTGTTGGGGATGAAGTCGTAAAAGGAGAAATCCTTGCAGACGGTCCTTCAATGGAAAAAGGTGAATTGGCTCTAGGACGTAACGTCATGGTCGGCTTCATGACTTGGGACGGTTATAACTACGAGGATGCGATCATCATGAGTGAGCGCCTTGTAAAAGATGACGTCTACACATCTATTCATATTGAAGAATATGAATCAGAAGCTCGTGATACAAAGCTTGGACCGGAAGAAATCACTCGTGATATTCCAAACGTTGGGGAAGATGCTTTACGCAACCTTGACGAGCGCGGAATCATCCGTATTGGTGCAGAAGTAAAAGACGGAGACCTTCTTGTAGGAAAAGTAACGCCTAAAGGTGTAACTGAACTAACAGCTGAAGAACGTCTATTGCATGCAATTTTCGGTGAAAAGGCTCGTGAAGTACGTGATACGTCTCTACGTGTACCACACGGCGGCGGTGGAATCATCCACGATGTCAAAGTCTTTAACCGTGAAGATGGAGATGAACTTCCTCCAGGTGTAAACCAATTAGTCCGTGTATACATCGTTCAGAAGCGTAAAATTTCTGAAGGTGACAAAATGGCCGGACGACATGGTAACAAAGGGGTTATCTCTAAAATCCTTCCAGAAGAAGATATGCCGTATCTTCCAGACGGAACACCGATTGATATCATGTTAAACCCTCTAGGGGTACCATCTCGTATGAACATCGGTCAGGTACTTGAGCTTCATATGGGTATGGCTGCACGTTACCTTGGCATCCACATTGCGTCACCAGTATTCGATGGTGCGCGCGAGGAAGATGTTTGGGAAACGCTTGAAGAAGCAGGTATGTCCCGTGATGCGAAAACAGTCCTTTATGATGGTCGAACTGGTGAACCATTCGACAACCGTGTATCTGTCGGAATCATGTACATGATCAAACTGGCTCACATGGTTGACGATAAACTTCACGCACGTTCAACTGGACCATACTCACTTGTTACGCAGCAGCCACTTGGCGGTAAAGCACAGTTTGGTGGTCAGCGTTTCGGAGAGATGGAGGTATGGGCACTTGAAGCATACGGTGCAGCATACACACTTCAAGAGATCTTAACAGTTAAATCGGATGACGTTGTGGGACGTGTGAAAACATACGAAGCCATCGTCAAAGGGGATAACGTACCTGAACCAGGTGTCCCTGAATCATTCAAAGTGTTAATCAAAGAACTTCAAAGTTTAGGTATGGATGTTAAAATCCTATCTGGCGATGAAGAAGAGATAGAAATGAGAGATTTAGAAGACGATGAGGAAACGAAGAAAGCAGACGGATTAGCGTTATCTAATGACGAAGATGCTGCAGACCTCGCACCTGTCGATCTTGAACGTGACGCAGTCACAAAAGAATAGCAGAAACGATTAGAGCAAGTGACTAGGGTATAACCCGAAGATTAAAAGGGAGGTAGGCCCCTTGCTAGATGTGAACAATTTTGAGTATATGAACATCGGTCTCGCATCACCTGATAAAATCCGTTCTTGGTCTTTTGGTGAAGTGAAAAAGCCTGAAACGATTAACTATCGTACACTGAAACCTGAAAAAGATGGTCTCTTTTGTGAACGTATCTTCGGACCGCAAAAAGACTGGGAATGTCATTGTGGAAAGTATAAACGCGTTCGTTATAAGGGTGTTGTATGTGACCGTTGTGGTGTAGAAGTAACACGGGCAAAAGTCCGTCGTGAGAGAATGGGGCATATCGAACTGGCTGCCCCAGTTTCCCACATTTGGTATTTCAAAGGTATCCCAAGCCGTATGGGTCTTGTTCTTGATATGTCACCACGTGCGTTAGAAGAAGTGATTTACTTCGCTTCTTACGTCGTGACAGATCCGGGCAACACTCCGCTTGAGAAGAAGCAACTTCTTTCTGAGAAGGAATTCCGTGCTTATTTAGATAAATACGGTAATACATTCCAAGCAGCTATGGGTGCAGAAGCAATCAACAAACTTCTTCAAGATATCGATCTTGTCAAAGAAGTAGATACACTGAAAGAAGAGCTGAAAACTGCTCAAGGGCAGCGTCGTACACGTGCGATTAAACGCCTTGAAGTGTTAGAAGCCTTCCGTAACTCAGGAAACAAACCATCTTGGATGATTCTTGATGTACTTCCGGTTATTCCACCAGAATTACGTCCAATGGTTCAGCTTGATGGTGGGCGTTTTGCTACTTCTGACTTAAACGACCTTTATCGTCGTGTCATCAACCGTAACAATCGTCTGAAACGTTTATTAGATCTTGGCGCGCCAAGCATCATCGTTCAGAACGAGAAGCGTATGCTTCAAGAAGCTGTCGATGCCTTGATTGATAATGGACGTAGAGGTAGACCTGTAACAGGACCAGGAAATAGACCATTGAAATCTCTTTCTCACATGTTGAAAGGGAAACAAGGACGTTTCCGTCAAAACTTGCTTGGTAAACGTGTTGACTATTCTGGACGTTCCGTAATCGTTGTAGGACCACATTTGAAAATGTATCAATGTGGACTTCCGAAAGAAATGGCTCTTGAGTTATTCAAACCATTCGTGATGAAGGAGCTTGTTGAAAAAGGATTAGCTCACAATATCAAGAGTGCGAAGCGTAAAATTGAGCG
Coding sequences:
- the rpoB gene encoding DNA-directed RNA polymerase subunit beta; this translates as MTGQLVQYGRHRQRRSYARISEVLELPNLIEIQTSSYQWFLDEGLREMFQDISPIEDFTGNLSLEFIDYSLGDPKYPVAESKERDVTYSAPLRVKVRLINKETGEVKDQDVFMGDFPIMTDTGTFIINGAERVIVSQLVRSPSVYFSGKVDKNGKKGFTATVIPNRGAWLEYETDAKDVVYVRIDRTRKLPVTVLLRALGFSSDQEILDLIGENEYLRNTLEKDNTENADKALLEIYERLRPGEPPTVENAKSLLDSRFFDPKRYDLANVGRYKINKKLHIKNRLFNQKLAETLVDPETGEILAEKGQILDRRVLDKVLPYLENGIGFRKLYPNGGVVEDEVELQSIKIYAPSDQEGEQVINVIGNAYVEEAVKNITPSDIIASISYFFNLLHGVGDTDDIDHLGNRRLRSVGELLQNQFRIGLSRMERVVRERMSIQDTNTITPQQLINIRPVIASIKEFFGSSQLSQFMDQTNPLAELTHKRRLSALGPGGLTRERAGMEVRDVHYSHYGRMCPIETPEGPNIGLINSLSSFAKVNRFGFIETPYRRVDPETGKVTPRIDYLTADEEDNYVVAQANAILGEDGSFIDDNIIARFRGENTVVPRNRVDYMDVSPKQVVSAATACIPFLENDDSNRALMGANMQRQAVPLMQPESPIVGTGMEYVSGKDSGAAVICRYPGVVERVEAKNIWVRRYEDVDGQQVKGNLDKYSLLKFVRSNQGTCYNQRPIVSVGDEVVKGEILADGPSMEKGELALGRNVMVGFMTWDGYNYEDAIIMSERLVKDDVYTSIHIEEYESEARDTKLGPEEITRDIPNVGEDALRNLDERGIIRIGAEVKDGDLLVGKVTPKGVTELTAEERLLHAIFGEKAREVRDTSLRVPHGGGGIIHDVKVFNREDGDELPPGVNQLVRVYIVQKRKISEGDKMAGRHGNKGVISKILPEEDMPYLPDGTPIDIMLNPLGVPSRMNIGQVLELHMGMAARYLGIHIASPVFDGAREEDVWETLEEAGMSRDAKTVLYDGRTGEPFDNRVSVGIMYMIKLAHMVDDKLHARSTGPYSLVTQQPLGGKAQFGGQRFGEMEVWALEAYGAAYTLQEILTVKSDDVVGRVKTYEAIVKGDNVPEPGVPESFKVLIKELQSLGMDVKILSGDEEEIEMRDLEDDEETKKADGLALSNDEDAADLAPVDLERDAVTKE
- the rplA gene encoding 50S ribosomal protein L1, producing MAKKGKKYVEAAKLIERTKAYDVAEAVSLTKKANTAKFDATVEVAFRLGVDPRKNDQQIRGAVVLPNGTGKTQRVLVFAKGEKAKEAEAAGADYVGDSDYITKIQQGWFEFDVIVATPDMMGEVGKIGRVLGPKGLMPNPKTGTVTFEVEKAINEIKAGKVEYRVDKAGNIHAPIGKVSFEDEKLVENFATIYDTILKAKPAAAKGVYVKNVSVTSTMGPGVKVDPSSFSAK
- a CDS encoding class I SAM-dependent methyltransferase — protein: MSDHYYTEKPSVKSNKQTWDFTLRNRTFTFTSDSGVFSKKEVDFGSRLLIEAFEEPDLDGDVLDVGCGYGPIGLSLANEMTGRTIHMIDVNERAVELSKENAKHNRIDNIRIYQSDLFSNVHSSAAFASILTNPPIRAGKKVVHAIFEKSADHLLPEGELWVVIQKKQGGPSAIEKLEQLFGEVEVVLKKKGYYIIKAKKV
- the rplJ gene encoding 50S ribosomal protein L10 → MSNAIDTKKVVVDEITSKFKDSMSTVIVDYRGLSVSEVTELRKQLREAGVEFKVYKNTLTRRAVEQVELTGLNDFLTGPNAIAFSNEDVIAPAKIINEFAKSHEALEIKAGVIEGNVATVEEVKALAELPSREGLLSMLLSVLQAPVRNLALATKAVAEQKEEQGA
- the rplL gene encoding 50S ribosomal protein L7/L12: MALNIEEIIASVKEATVLELNDLVKAIEEEFGVTAAAPVAVAAAAGGAAEEKTDFDLVLAGAGDQKIKVIKVVREITGLGLKEAKELVDNTPKPLKEGIAKEEAEELKAKLEEVGASVEVK
- the nusG gene encoding transcription termination/antitermination protein NusG, which gives rise to MEKNWYVVHTYSGYENKVKANLEKRVESMGMQDKIFRVVVPEEEETDIKNGKKKVVKKKVFPGYVLVEIVMTDDSWYVVRNTPGVTGFVGSAGSGSKPTALLPGEAETILKRMGLEERKTEIDFELKETVKVIDGPFANFTGSIEEIDYDKSKVKVFVNMFGRETPVELEFTQIDKL
- the rplK gene encoding 50S ribosomal protein L11, which encodes MAKKVVKVVKLQIPAGKANPAPPVGPALGQAGVNIMGFCKEFNARTADQAGLIIPVEISVFEDRSFTFITKTPPAAVLLKKAAGIESGSGEPNRNKVATVKRDKVREIAETKMPDLNAASVESAMRMVEGTARSMGIVIED